A portion of the Zootoca vivipara chromosome 6, rZooViv1.1, whole genome shotgun sequence genome contains these proteins:
- the LOC132592339 gene encoding putative ATP-dependent RNA helicase TDRD12 isoform X1 gives MLIFFSTCGLSPTTAVNQMLPRSSQEGPNGESHPQHSQASANQSFYPSIKWFEKQDVVVLKVKLQNITSHDCKFFSQRIVFSASVEDRFYLADMELQKNIIKEKSACDLKNGEPVITLAKEKAEPWCNLLKHKNSHVSFDFDYLDDSEERSPFSAAGTGPKKVHLVSTEEEEEEHSSDDSDTESDLSIC, from the exons ATGTTGATATTCTTTTCCACATGCGGGTTGAGTCCAACCACAGCAGTTAACCAGATGCTCCCGAGAAGCTCACAGGAAGGGCCCAATGGAGAAAGCCATCCTCAGCATTCCCAAGCTTCTGCTAATCAGAG cttcTATCCATCAATAAAATGGTTTGAAAAGCAGGATGTTGTTGTTCTGAAGGTAAAATTACAAAATATTACCAGCCATGACTGCAAGTTTTTCTCCCAGAGGATTGTTTTCAG TGCTTCCGTAGAAGACAGATTTTATTTGGCTGATATGGAGCTGCAGAAAAATATCATCAAAGAAAAATCAGCTTGTGATCTTAAGAATGGTGAACCTGTGATTACCCTTGCAAAAGAGAAGGCTGAACCTTGGTGCAACTTGCTGAAGCACAAA AATTCCCACGTCTCCTTTGATTTTGATTACTTGGATGATTCTGAAGAAAGAAGTCCCTTTTCTGCTG cAGGCACAGGCCCCAAGAAAGTGCACCTGGtttctacagaggaggaagaggaggagcactCCTCAGATGACAGTGACACCGAGAGTGATTTGTCCATTTGTTAA
- the LOC132592339 gene encoding putative ATP-dependent RNA helicase TDRD12 isoform X2: MLIFFSTCGLSPTTAVNQMLPRSSQEGPNGESHPQHSQASANQSFYPSIKWFEKQDVVVLKVKLQNITSHDCKFFSQRIVFSASVEDRFYLADMELQKNIIKEKSACDLKNGEPVITLAKEKAEPWCNLLKHKNSHVSFDFDYLDDSEERSPFSAGTGPKKVHLVSTEEEEEEHSSDDSDTESDLSIC, translated from the exons ATGTTGATATTCTTTTCCACATGCGGGTTGAGTCCAACCACAGCAGTTAACCAGATGCTCCCGAGAAGCTCACAGGAAGGGCCCAATGGAGAAAGCCATCCTCAGCATTCCCAAGCTTCTGCTAATCAGAG cttcTATCCATCAATAAAATGGTTTGAAAAGCAGGATGTTGTTGTTCTGAAGGTAAAATTACAAAATATTACCAGCCATGACTGCAAGTTTTTCTCCCAGAGGATTGTTTTCAG TGCTTCCGTAGAAGACAGATTTTATTTGGCTGATATGGAGCTGCAGAAAAATATCATCAAAGAAAAATCAGCTTGTGATCTTAAGAATGGTGAACCTGTGATTACCCTTGCAAAAGAGAAGGCTGAACCTTGGTGCAACTTGCTGAAGCACAAA AATTCCCACGTCTCCTTTGATTTTGATTACTTGGATGATTCTGAAGAAAGAAGTCCCTTTTCTGCTG GCACAGGCCCCAAGAAAGTGCACCTGGtttctacagaggaggaagaggaggagcactCCTCAGATGACAGTGACACCGAGAGTGATTTGTCCATTTGTTAA